AGGGTTGCAGCAGGCAGATATACGTTACATACGCACCATCTACGCCCCCCAAGAGGGTGTGTCTGAAGAGCATGAGGTAACATCTGCAACACTGATGAGAACCAATGAAAGCAGAACACAGTCTAGAAGTAGTAATGACCAGGGCATGATCTGCCATCATGGCAAAAGTAGTAGTGGCAGTAGTGGAAGCAGCAGAGGTGCAACAAACTCACAACGCCACAGTGCTGGGCCAGTCTGGGATCCAACACACAACCGGCACTCCTACGAAAATCTAAAGGGGGTACCAGCACCTCCATTACGCAGTGACAGCTATGCAGCATTTCGAAATCACGATCGGCCCAACTCTTGGTCGAGTCTTGAGCATGCTCGGTCACAGCGGGCACTTCACAAGGGTTCCTGGAATCACTCAAGTGGTTCTGTGGCTACAGGAAAGTCCTTATTTGGAGCTGAAGGTCAGCTGCACACTGTGATTGAGAAAAGCCCTGAAAGCAGCCCGACCACCAAACCCAAACAGGTTTTTCCTCCGTCCACACAGCCTGGCCGTCTCATGTTACCCACAAGCATCTACCCTGTTCCTCCACCAGAGCCACATTTTGCACAAATCCCGACCAGTAACCCTAGTGCTAGTAGTGTGTACCCAGCACTGGCTAAGGAGAGCAAGCACAACCCTCATTGCGACCACTTAGGTGAGTCAGCAAGAGAGGATAGGGTGATGGTTGAAAATGGATACCAAAGCAATGCTCCCAGCCTAAGCCCTGTCCAACCCCATGTTTTGGCACAACCTAAGCTGTCTGATATTGTTCAAGATGATACTCAAGTCAAATCTGTTTTTTACCGGTCTCACTTGCAGCTGCAAGAGCAGAAGACACAAGCACCATCTGTAGTCCTAGAGAGAAGGGATCCTTATACACCTGTTCAACAAAGAGTAGAGAGACCAAGGCTCTCACATGGCATGGAAGCTTATAACAATTACAAGCAACCTAAAGATgaagaacaaaacaaatacaatgagCAAAATATTCATCCAGACCCTCTTTACTCAGCTGAGAAAGTTGCACATGGTCAAGTTGCCCAAATGTACAGAGGAAACTTAGTCCAGACACAAGGAGGTGACCACATAGTTAAACATTTTAGGCACTACAGCGACTCTAGTGCTCTCGAACAGAAAGGTCATGACCTCGATCACCCTCTGACCAGACTGGAGAATGCACTTGCTGAGGTTCAACGATGTGCCAGTCCTGAGAGTACAGCTAGCCAATGCAGTGTACAGAGTGAACGCACCATGTCTGTGCTGGAGAAAGTAAGTCATTTTGAGAGACAACAAGTTAAACCTCGCAGTCATAGCAGCCTCTCCCATCATAGTTCCATGGCTCGTCTTAGTCAAGCACCAAGACCTTCCAGTGCAAAGAGTTCCCTCTCTAGTGTGGATGATTTGCACAACATGTTAGAGAGAAGCAATAGCTCCATCCCTTATGTGAGAACTCAGAGTGCTTCCATCATGGCCAGTTTTGATAGACATGTGGAGGGGCAGCAGGATTCACGAATGAGACGTGGGAGTAGTCACCATGCCCATCATCATCACCCAAAAGACCCTGCTATCACCCTTCAGAGGAGTAAAAGCACCTTCCAGCTTGGTGAGGAAAATGGCTACCATGGTAAAGGTGACATTCAGGATCTGGGCACCATCCAGGACACATATTTTAACAGAGCATATAGAGACAGCATTAAAGATGCCCAGTCTAAGGTGTTGAGATCTACTTCCTTCAGAAGACGAGACCTTAGCATTAACCCTCcaccagtgccagccaaacacaTGTCCCTGGAGAGAAAAGGACCTACTACAAGTCCCAAAACTGATACATCCCCACACACTCCAAAAGAGCGGCATGTTGTTCCTGTTGAGGTACCAAATAGAACCACTCCTCCTGAACTCCCCAATGTCCCAGCCACTGGATCCTCAGTCATGCGGATTTGTGGACGCAAACGATTTACAATGGAGCAGAAAAAACGATCTTATTCTGAGCCAGAAAACATGCATGAAGTTGGCGTGTTGACTCCGGAAACCATTCAGACTGAGAAAAAGATTCAGCAGCAGCTTTTGTCAAGTGAGACAAGTGTTGCTGACCGGCGAAGGATGTTTGAGCAAGTGGCGAATCGTTATGCTGACCACAGATTGGTCTCCTCCAGGCCTGATTTGAAGCAGATGCAGCAAGATGCCCTTGTTGAGTACATGGAACGCAAAACAGGTAAAAGGATAGATGGACATTCAAACCGCCCACATAGTGCATATCTACAGTCAGCTTCTTCCTCTTCCACTGACTCACGGAGTCTCACCTCCACACCAAGTGTGTGCTCTTTGCAAGAGCCAGTATACGATGGCTTCTCTGGTGGAGTTCATAAAGCATCAACCCTTCCAGTAGGAATGCAAAGCCCCTTTTATCCAACCAGGGCCACCCAAAATCACACACGGTCTGAGTTCTTCCCCACTGGCCATCAGATCCAATGTGCTGAATCTTCAAAAACAGAGACCAAGAAACCCACCCCTGCACAGATCCCAGGCCTAGCCAGACATCTCCTTCCTCAGCACCTAGATGCAGTTTTTGATAGAGCCACTTCAGCCAGAAGCACAGGGAGGTCAGCTTCAGCAGATGATCTGCTGGACCATAGTGAAGAACGTCCAGTTCCTCAGCACTTCCGCTCCAGGTCATCTCCATCAGTGGAGAACTTTAATCAGGTAACAAGCATCTTTACCTCTACGTTATGTGTTTACTGATAGGTTTTCACCATAAAAGGTATTCtcataaaaatcattattatgaTCAAGGGGCAAAAACAAACAGGTGAACTTGCCTGTGTCACTGGTTAGATGTTTGTGAAATTACTTCATACCACTCTAAGTTAAAAAATAACATTGAAGTTAGAGCAGATTTGCTtattttaaccctcctattgcatAGTTAAAAAAGATGACTCACTCAAAGTGTATGCATAGTTGCACATTTGCCAAGGAAAAACTACTTAAACCTTGGAAATGAATATAGTCAGTTCTATATTATATAGTATaaactataataatatattttcttgcAACCTGATTAAGTTCTGAGTGCTTTTTAGAGAGGACTCAGAGGTCTTCTCTTCAGCAGCTCTCTTCATGCAAAGCAATACTAAATGTGAGTCAAAACGTCTCACAAAGTCACCTCCACAGATCTGTAACCTAAAGGGATCGTTTGCCCAAAACGACTACAAAGTTGTTCCAAAAGTTTTGCTATTTTGCAaaggttttatttttcttttatccaCAGAATGTTGTTGACAGAATGTTTGCATCAGTTACTATTTACTAGATTACAGGATGTAAATTTTTGTgtaagctatccctttaagaaacagTCAAGGTCTGTTTTTGTCCCTCTGATCCTACTTGTGAGCAAACACGATCATGTTTCAGTATGATCATCTTCATGCACCGATTCCTTGCAGGTCTAGTAATCAGTAGGTACTTGTAGGGCAAAGAAGCAGTCCCATACAAGAGATGGGCTGATAATATTTTTGGAGCCCACTCTTGGTGCACCACAGGAAGTGCTCTTCAATTCCTGTTTGGTGCCACAGAGCCTGGGCTACAGAGATCTGACAGATGTGCACAGACAACTGCACTCATTCTGTGCACAAGGGGAGGCGTTGGAGATAATAGACAACCCATCATGGTGTTGGGTTCAAATATTTGGAACGGTTAAGAGGGCCATTTATCTAGGAGAGTAATTAGCCTTTATGTAAACAATAATAGCTCTGATTTGATGAGGACCATGTACAGTGAACACAGAGGATTTACAGTATGACTATCCTGTGAAATCCCAGACTATTCAAACATTCCAAAATTGGCTCAAGCTGTAGATAAAATTCCAGCATGATGACTTTGTTACTTATAATGTTGTGGTTTTGGATTAATAAGTAACATAAGCAGACAGGCCATGCCTAAATCATCAACGTCAAGAGCACCATTAAGGTCACAGTCTATGCATCTGCTTGCAGTTTTTGACTAACTGAATACAACATAGCTCAGCTATGATGATATTTTCATTGCCCTGTCTCTTTTTCATTAACGGATGTTGGTTAATCAGTAATCATGGTACACGCTTCAGattaaaatgaacatgaaagGACCAACATTCTCTAAAACTGCAGAAAACCATGAAATAATGATTAACTTCTACTTTCTGGTATTTAAATAATCCCAATTTCTGCACCTTCTCTATAGAAAACAAATTATGATTAAACACCTGctaaatgaaaaattaaattCTTCTTTTGTTCTGATTGTCTAGGACCTCATGGCCACAGACCACCAATTGTTTATGGTTTCCTCGAAGGAATCCTCAGAAAGCAGGTTTGTGATATAATTGTGTtatcaaaaagaaaaaattcAGTTCTGTTGTCCTACAAATAAAGCCTCTTGAGTCCAATATACCCACCCCAACACAGCATGTACAGATTTTATTTTGCACCACCCAGAattcacatacatacagtacatattcaCATTCGCATGTGTCATGATTTACTGTTGAATATTGAATCTATGCTAACTTATCTCCAGTACATTTAACTTTAGAAGGTTTTTCTAAAATGTTAGAAAACAGACAAACCAGCATCAAGGGACAGAATGGTCCATAAGTCAATTATGCAGATCAGCCCTTTAAAGAGCAAGAATTGCTTTGTGAGTTTAAAACTATTTGAAACATTGTTTTATGGAAATATTTAACCATAAAGGTCCTAAATTAAGGGCTTACCCTTAATTGGTCAATGGCTTTATCAGACAGGAGTCCTACTGTagctatttactgtatatttgttttgaCCCATGGTTGAATTCCCACCagacactgaaatataaattattatttgaatcTAATGAAATTAAAACTTAAGAAATCATAGATATGGCAGGTATTGAAAATCTGTCAAGACCAGCTTGTTAATGGTACTGGATGTTCTCATGtcttagatttacatttattcatttggcagacgcttttatccaaagtgacttacaagagATGAACACATAAGCTATCTGAGACAGTGGTaagaaaagtgccatactacaaagtttccctagtatcagaatagtattcaaaacagattaaagatttttttttaagtgctcatggaaaagatgtgttttaagtcattttttgaagacagagagtgagtcagcttcacggattgagttgggaagttcattccaccaacgtggtatgatgaaactgaaagtctggaaATCTGAGAAAGTGTCTGGgaaggtctaattgcacatgcaggaaggcctgcaatgagataGTTactgtagtccagtctagttatgacaagtgactgaacaagcagttgtgtggcatgatcAGAGAGGAAGAGTCTTATCGCCAGGAAGGCagtgattcgagcagtcactgtggtgtcgttgggctggaaagacaagtataGTTGCATGTCATCaccgtagcagtggtaagagaaaccatgagACTGAaggatgggtcccagtgatgttgtgtctatagagaagagaagtggcccaagcactgatccctgaggtaccccagtaagtaactgatgtggcttggatacctcacctctccaggctaccttgaaggacctacctgagagataggagttaaacctgttaagcacagttcctgtgatggcCAGAGTatagagggtggagagtaggatctgatagttgaagtaggatctgatggttgatgtcttgtgtgtgtttgttttaatagGGTGTTGGGGAACACTGCACCCAAACAGTCACATGCAGAGAAGAGCTATCGACTGAACCAGGGTCCAGTCCAGTTTAACGCACCTTTGCTGAGGCGGGAGCACCAGAGAAATTCTGACCGGCCCAGGGCACAAAGTGCTTCTGCTCTGGCTGCTTCCGTGGGACTGCCTTGCCCCCTCACCTCTCCAGGAACTGCTGCCAGCCTGAACTGGCACAATGGAGAGAGACTGTGTCAGCCCAACCTGGATTCTATTGCTTTTCCAGAAACTGGCCCTCAAAGTCAGAAGAGTCCATCTGGACTCTTGCGGCAGAACTCCAATGACACCAGCACTTCTGAAGACACCCTGAAGGATTTCCCATGTCCGTTGGCTTCAAAACCATCAATGTCCACCCAGTCACCCCCACACCCAGAGGTCAAAGTCATGGGGTCACATACATCCCTAGACGATCCACTCACAATGTCATATGATTCAAGGCTGCCCAACCTCCCCAAAAGCCCAGTCTCCCTAATAAAAACACTTCCCTCTCTTCGGATCTCAGAGTCTGGTCTTCATGAGTTTCAGAGCACTGCTTTGTTACAAGGCGATGATGAAGTGTTTTTAGCACCACCCCCACCCTCTTTTCCCCCACCACCACTGCCAATCAGAGACATGGAGATTGTGGAGGACATACCCCTCCCTGTTGTGGAGGAGTTAGTAACAGAAGCTTTACTGTTGCCAGGACCATTAAGGCCAGTCAGGTAAACATCTACTCATATACATACACAGATATAATATGTGGGCACATATAGGTAAATGTGATTAATGTGATCCAAGTAGGACATCTTCCTGGATCCACATCCTTGTTGGTAAGATGGACGCGAAAACACATTCGGTATGAACGGCCCCTTCACAAGTTtttctggttaagctagttaCCAGCAATGTTCAACTTTTCAGCAGGGTTATGATTGTTTCATATGAATAATTTACTAGGAATAACAATCCATTTTCAATCCAGGAACATGTCCAAACATAAGTGTTgctagacctttttttttttttttagaccccTAAAAATGTATCTCAGACCCCCTAAAAATCTGTGACTCTGCAATCAGCAcgcaaatattttaaacaactgAAGCCGCAGCACTGCACTACTTTTAAGCATGAGATTGCTTAGGTGGCTTTTCCCATCTGTACAAATTGACTATAGTGCAAGCCAATAGCACTTGAGTGTGGGCTGTAAAGGAGCACAacattggtttgacccactgaacgaATACGCCCCATTTTCCCATTCAATTTGTGATCGAGTGAGGATCAGCGTCTGTTCACTGACTGAATGAGAGGAGGCATGTCATTTGTTTAGTTTGGCAATCTCGcttaacaaggagagaaaggggcTTGATGAATTATGATTAAAGGTGACTAATGACATTATAATGACATCAGGATGTaatttaaacataattattttgaggctaatattgttgtcttttttttgcaAGATAGTCATGCAAAGCAGTTCACAAAATGAAAGATATGCTATGTTATCATTTGGGGTTTAACTCTTACGATGCTTAAACACTGTGCTGAAGTCTGTGAgtagacacaatgatttttaagTCGTGgttacatttacctttgcacggcGAAATTCTGCTGGCAAAAttcagtcatctcaatgggaatctgcgTGGACATGAATTTTGTATAATGGACTTCCTGTGGTGAAGAATTTTCCCTCGTGGATTACAAGTGGAGTTCAGGTTTGTTGAACTTTTGACAGACGTATTTGCCATGTTGACCAATAGTAAGTTGCTTGGTTTTGCAGTGACCTCTATATGGGCGATGCTTCGTACACAGCTACActtaatattcacaatggacaaggatataattttagcagtgactttctttttaacttcactctcacagtgtaaagtgcataATTAAAAAGATGCTGCTTGACAATTAGTTTTGTGCTGTTTCACACACGCTCAATGTCTGCCCACACCTTCCTTGCCTTCCTTGGAATTTCatcatgcaaaggtaaatgtggccGCGCCTTTATGAAGTATAAATTGACTTTATTTGATTATGAATGACTCAGTGCTttatccagtggtttaataattCACTCAAACGCataaaagacattaatttattgCCACCTTCTGGTGTAAATCAGGTGTGATCGTCACTCACGGTCACTGAAAGAATAAGTGAAAAAATATAAactaatcttttttatttataccTTTATTTTACCAGATTAGCCTCTAAAGATTAAAAACTCTTTACCGAGTGTTTTTCTCATTTGAACAATTTTAAAAGACTCGAGTCACGAGTTCATGATATACtgtcagaatcagaatgaactttattgccaagtatgcttacacacacaaggaatttgtcatggtgacagaaacttccagtgcaaagagaatgtgaccatattacatacatacaaacacgtacatttaaactagggctgtcgatttaacgcgttaattcagtgcgatttaattttacaaaaaataacgcgttaaaaaaattcgtgcaattaatcgcac
The Xyrauchen texanus isolate HMW12.3.18 chromosome 34, RBS_HiC_50CHRs, whole genome shotgun sequence DNA segment above includes these coding regions:
- the shroom3 gene encoding protein Shroom3 isoform X4, whose translation is MMQVTQGGVGAPWHQNYHSSASTTDLSGYETGFLRKSPDQYSSRGSMESLDHTNPVYSSCYQLSSSKSSSSIDHLHSKRDSAYSSFSTSSSIPEYLTAAPSFNKERSYSMENVPQREGLQQADIRYIRTIYAPQEGVSEEHEVTSATLMRTNESRTQSRSSNDQGMICHHGKSSSGSSGSSRGATNSQRHSAGPVWDPTHNRHSYENLKGVPAPPLRSDSYAAFRNHDRPNSWSSLEHARSQRALHKGSWNHSSGSVATGKSLFGAEGQLHTVIEKSPESSPTTKPKQVFPPSTQPGRLMLPTSIYPVPPPEPHFAQIPTSNPSASSVYPALAKESKHNPHCDHLGESAREDRVMVENGYQSNAPSLSPVQPHVLAQPKLSDIVQDDTQVKSVFYRSHLQLQEQKTQAPSVVLERRDPYTPVQQRVERPRLSHGMEAYNNYKQPKDEEQNKYNEQNIHPDPLYSAEKVAHGQVAQMYRGNLVQTQGGDHIVKHFRHYSDSSALEQKGHDLDHPLTRLENALAEVQRCASPESTASQCSVQSERTMSVLEKVSHFERQQVKPRSHSSLSHHSSMARLSQAPRPSSAKSSLSSVDDLHNMLERSNSSIPYVRTQSASIMASFDRHVEGQQDSRMRRGSSHHAHHHHPKDPAITLQRSKSTFQLGEENGYHGKGDIQDLGTIQDTYFNRAYRDSIKDAQSKVLRSTSFRRRDLSINPPPVPAKHMSLERKGPTTSPKTDTSPHTPKERHVVPVEVPNRTTPPELPNVPATGSSVMRICGRKRFTMEQKKRSYSEPENMHEVGVLTPETIQTEKKIQQQLLSSETSVADRRRMFEQVANRYADHRLVSSRPDLKQMQQDALVEYMERKTGKRIDGHSNRPHSAYLQSASSSSTDSRSLTSTPSVCSLQEPVYDGFSGGVHKASTLPVGMQSPFYPTRATQNHTRSEFFPTGHQIQCAESSKTETKKPTPAQIPGLARHLLPQHLDAVFDRATSARSTGRSASADDLLDHSEERPVPQHFRSRSSPSVENFNQDLMATDHQLFMVSSKESSESRVLGNTAPKQSHAEKSYRLNQGPVQFNAPLLRREHQRNSDRPRAQSASALAASVGLPCPLTSPGTAASLNWHNGERLCQPNLDSIAFPETGPQSQKSPSGLLRQNSNDTSTSEDTLKDFPCPLASKPSMSTQSPPHPEVKVMGSHTSLDDPLTMSYDSRLPNLPKSPVSLIKTLPSLRISESGLHEFQSTALLQGDDEVFLAPPPPSFPPPPLPIRDMEIVEDIPLPVVEELVTEALLLPGPLRPVSDSETMADTIAHPESEQSSNDRMTPSVTPGLQSIHLIDSTAHLRPQSPSSVPLEEEPSQILGLDYHLFSKRERTQPEVLVETLARELVGRDKSLTLLLDTWAGKTTLDLMEDIFPSHSLSPWQHSRSSSSSALVDRIQDGSCTPETHIQTVPRKMETDLDDEEAYMNQKKVELLQALNTSIRLLQGERDELADHQRRFSTLGGSMEALVQEHCKPNETDKYRMFVGDLEKIVNLLLSLSARLARVENALTALEGEESQESAEERESLQLKRKQLCSQQEDARELKENLDRRERVVLDILAGYLSSPQLRDYQHYIRIKPALLIRHRHLDELIRLGEEHVRSLEENLPLEFHPKNTDPALKSPHCSNPTPSPLPTTVTSL
- the shroom3 gene encoding protein Shroom3 isoform X3 — encoded protein: MKNSEVHGDSDRECCPGPCYCESHPLSPSRENRCCGGVKLRIKNRRSEPGSRPHSWHSTKLSEGPQDSGSMMQVTQGGVGAPWHQNYHSSASTTDLSGYETGFLRKSPDQYSSRGSMESLDHTNPVYSSCYQLSSSKSSSSIDHLHSKRDSAYSSFSTSSSIPEYLTAAPSFNKERSYSMENVPQREGLQQADIRYIRTIYAPQEGVSEEHEVTSATLMRTNESRTQSRSSNDQGMICHHGKSSSGSSGSSRGATNSQRHSAGPVWDPTHNRHSYENLKGVPAPPLRSDSYAAFRNHDRPNSWSSLEHARSQRALHKGSWNHSSGSVATGKSLFGAEGQLHTVIEKSPESSPTTKPKQVFPPSTQPGRLMLPTSIYPVPPPEPHFAQIPTSNPSASSVYPALAKESKHNPHCDHLGESAREDRVMVENGYQSNAPSLSPVQPHVLAQPKLSDIVQDDTQVKSVFYRSHLQLQEQKTQAPSVVLERRDPYTPVQQRVERPRLSHGMEAYNNYKQPKDEEQNKYNEQNIHPDPLYSAEKVAHGQVAQMYRGNLVQTQGGDHIVKHFRHYSDSSALEQKGHDLDHPLTRLENALAEVQRCASPESTASQCSVQSERTMSVLEKVSHFERQQVKPRSHSSLSHHSSMARLSQAPRPSSAKSSLSSVDDLHNMLERSNSSIPYVRTQSASIMASFDRHVEGQQDSRMRRGSSHHAHHHHPKDPAITLQRSKSTFQLGEENGYHGKGDIQDLGTIQDTYFNRAYRDSIKDAQSKVLRSTSFRRRDLSINPPPVPAKHMSLERKGPTTSPKTDTSPHTPKERHVVPVEVPNRTTPPELPNVPATGSSVMRICGRKRFTMEQKKRSYSEPENMHEVGVLTPETIQTEKKIQQQLLSSETSVADRRRMFEQVANRYADHRLVSSRPDLKQMQQDALVEYMERKTGKRIDGHSNRPHSAYLQSASSSSTDSRSLTSTPSVCSLQEPVYDGFSGGVHKASTLPVGMQSPFYPTRATQNHTRSEFFPTGHQIQCAESSKTETKKPTPAQIPGLARHLLPQHLDAVFDRATSARSTGRSASADDLLDHSEERPVPQHFRSRSSPSVENFNQDLMATDHQLFMVSSKESSESRVLGNTAPKQSHAEKSYRLNQGPVQFNAPLLRREHQRNSDRPRAQSASALAASVGLPCPLTSPGTAASLNWHNGERLCQPNLDSIAFPETGPQSQKSPSGLLRQNSNDTSTSEDTLKDFPCPLASKPSMSTQSPPHPEVKVMGSHTSLDDPLTMSYDSRLPNLPKSPVSLIKTLPSLRISESGLHEFQSTALLQGDDEVFLAPPPPSFPPPPLPIRDMEIVEDIPLPVVEELVTEALLLPGPLRPVSDSETMADTIAHPESEQSSNDRMTPSVTPGLQSIHLIDSTAHLRPQSPSSVPLEEEPSQILGLDYHLFSKRERTQPEVLVETLARELVGRDKSLTLLLDTWAGKTTLDLMEDIFPSHSLSPWQHSRSSSSSALVDRIQDGSCTPETHIQTVPRKMETDLDDEEAYMNQKKVELLQALNTSIRLLQGERDELADHQRRFSTLGGSMEALVQEHCKPNETDKYRMFVGDLEKIVNLLLSLSARLARVENALTALEGEESQESAEERESLQLKRKQLCSQQEDARELKENLDRRERVVLDILAGYLSSPQLRDYQHYIRIKPALLIRHRHLDELIRLGEEHVRSLEENLPLEFHPKNTDPALKSPHCSNPTPSPLPTTVTSL
- the shroom3 gene encoding protein Shroom3 isoform X2 produces the protein MELLGAFYRKKFRRKQKSSLGRSDGALCKTPSETSVNGLATGLISKVLRLTVRRSEPGSRPHSWHSTKLSEGPQDSGSMMQVTQGGVGAPWHQNYHSSASTTDLSGYETGFLRKSPDQYSSRGSMESLDHTNPVYSSCYQLSSSKSSSSIDHLHSKRDSAYSSFSTSSSIPEYLTAAPSFNKERSYSMENVPQREGLQQADIRYIRTIYAPQEGVSEEHEVTSATLMRTNESRTQSRSSNDQGMICHHGKSSSGSSGSSRGATNSQRHSAGPVWDPTHNRHSYENLKGVPAPPLRSDSYAAFRNHDRPNSWSSLEHARSQRALHKGSWNHSSGSVATGKSLFGAEGQLHTVIEKSPESSPTTKPKQVFPPSTQPGRLMLPTSIYPVPPPEPHFAQIPTSNPSASSVYPALAKESKHNPHCDHLGESAREDRVMVENGYQSNAPSLSPVQPHVLAQPKLSDIVQDDTQVKSVFYRSHLQLQEQKTQAPSVVLERRDPYTPVQQRVERPRLSHGMEAYNNYKQPKDEEQNKYNEQNIHPDPLYSAEKVAHGQVAQMYRGNLVQTQGGDHIVKHFRHYSDSSALEQKGHDLDHPLTRLENALAEVQRCASPESTASQCSVQSERTMSVLEKVSHFERQQVKPRSHSSLSHHSSMARLSQAPRPSSAKSSLSSVDDLHNMLERSNSSIPYVRTQSASIMASFDRHVEGQQDSRMRRGSSHHAHHHHPKDPAITLQRSKSTFQLGEENGYHGKGDIQDLGTIQDTYFNRAYRDSIKDAQSKVLRSTSFRRRDLSINPPPVPAKHMSLERKGPTTSPKTDTSPHTPKERHVVPVEVPNRTTPPELPNVPATGSSVMRICGRKRFTMEQKKRSYSEPENMHEVGVLTPETIQTEKKIQQQLLSSETSVADRRRMFEQVANRYADHRLVSSRPDLKQMQQDALVEYMERKTGKRIDGHSNRPHSAYLQSASSSSTDSRSLTSTPSVCSLQEPVYDGFSGGVHKASTLPVGMQSPFYPTRATQNHTRSEFFPTGHQIQCAESSKTETKKPTPAQIPGLARHLLPQHLDAVFDRATSARSTGRSASADDLLDHSEERPVPQHFRSRSSPSVENFNQDLMATDHQLFMVSSKESSESRVLGNTAPKQSHAEKSYRLNQGPVQFNAPLLRREHQRNSDRPRAQSASALAASVGLPCPLTSPGTAASLNWHNGERLCQPNLDSIAFPETGPQSQKSPSGLLRQNSNDTSTSEDTLKDFPCPLASKPSMSTQSPPHPEVKVMGSHTSLDDPLTMSYDSRLPNLPKSPVSLIKTLPSLRISESGLHEFQSTALLQGDDEVFLAPPPPSFPPPPLPIRDMEIVEDIPLPVVEELVTEALLLPGPLRPVSDSETMADTIAHPESEQSSNDRMTPSVTPGLQSIHLIDSTAHLRPQSPSSVPLEEEPSQILGLDYHLFSKRERTQPEVLVETLARELVGRDKSLTLLLDTWAGKTTLDLMEDIFPSHSLSPWQHSRSSSSSALVDRIQDGSCTPETHIQTVPRKMETDLDDEEAYMNQKKVELLQALNTSIRLLQGERDELADHQRRFSTLGGSMEALVQEHCKPNETDKYRMFVGDLEKIVNLLLSLSARLARVENALTALEGEESQESAEERESLQLKRKQLCSQQEDARELKENLDRRERVVLDILAGYLSSPQLRDYQHYIRIKPALLIRHRHLDELIRLGEEHVRSLEENLPLEFHPKNTDPALKSPHCSNPTPSPLPTTVTSL
- the shroom3 gene encoding protein Shroom3 isoform X1; translation: MDSSIPGSSSAVIQKGKFAFVEAQLQGGAPWGFTLKGGLEHGEPLIISKVEVGGKASLLQHPLQAGDEVVIINELELSGWRQEAISLVKGSYKTLRLTVRRECCPGPCYCESHPLSPSRENRCCGGVKLRIKNRRSEPGSRPHSWHSTKLSEGPQDSGSMMQVTQGGVGAPWHQNYHSSASTTDLSGYETGFLRKSPDQYSSRGSMESLDHTNPVYSSCYQLSSSKSSSSIDHLHSKRDSAYSSFSTSSSIPEYLTAAPSFNKERSYSMENVPQREGLQQADIRYIRTIYAPQEGVSEEHEVTSATLMRTNESRTQSRSSNDQGMICHHGKSSSGSSGSSRGATNSQRHSAGPVWDPTHNRHSYENLKGVPAPPLRSDSYAAFRNHDRPNSWSSLEHARSQRALHKGSWNHSSGSVATGKSLFGAEGQLHTVIEKSPESSPTTKPKQVFPPSTQPGRLMLPTSIYPVPPPEPHFAQIPTSNPSASSVYPALAKESKHNPHCDHLGESAREDRVMVENGYQSNAPSLSPVQPHVLAQPKLSDIVQDDTQVKSVFYRSHLQLQEQKTQAPSVVLERRDPYTPVQQRVERPRLSHGMEAYNNYKQPKDEEQNKYNEQNIHPDPLYSAEKVAHGQVAQMYRGNLVQTQGGDHIVKHFRHYSDSSALEQKGHDLDHPLTRLENALAEVQRCASPESTASQCSVQSERTMSVLEKVSHFERQQVKPRSHSSLSHHSSMARLSQAPRPSSAKSSLSSVDDLHNMLERSNSSIPYVRTQSASIMASFDRHVEGQQDSRMRRGSSHHAHHHHPKDPAITLQRSKSTFQLGEENGYHGKGDIQDLGTIQDTYFNRAYRDSIKDAQSKVLRSTSFRRRDLSINPPPVPAKHMSLERKGPTTSPKTDTSPHTPKERHVVPVEVPNRTTPPELPNVPATGSSVMRICGRKRFTMEQKKRSYSEPENMHEVGVLTPETIQTEKKIQQQLLSSETSVADRRRMFEQVANRYADHRLVSSRPDLKQMQQDALVEYMERKTGKRIDGHSNRPHSAYLQSASSSSTDSRSLTSTPSVCSLQEPVYDGFSGGVHKASTLPVGMQSPFYPTRATQNHTRSEFFPTGHQIQCAESSKTETKKPTPAQIPGLARHLLPQHLDAVFDRATSARSTGRSASADDLLDHSEERPVPQHFRSRSSPSVENFNQDLMATDHQLFMVSSKESSESRVLGNTAPKQSHAEKSYRLNQGPVQFNAPLLRREHQRNSDRPRAQSASALAASVGLPCPLTSPGTAASLNWHNGERLCQPNLDSIAFPETGPQSQKSPSGLLRQNSNDTSTSEDTLKDFPCPLASKPSMSTQSPPHPEVKVMGSHTSLDDPLTMSYDSRLPNLPKSPVSLIKTLPSLRISESGLHEFQSTALLQGDDEVFLAPPPPSFPPPPLPIRDMEIVEDIPLPVVEELVTEALLLPGPLRPVSDSETMADTIAHPESEQSSNDRMTPSVTPGLQSIHLIDSTAHLRPQSPSSVPLEEEPSQILGLDYHLFSKRERTQPEVLVETLARELVGRDKSLTLLLDTWAGKTTLDLMEDIFPSHSLSPWQHSRSSSSSALVDRIQDGSCTPETHIQTVPRKMETDLDDEEAYMNQKKVELLQALNTSIRLLQGERDELADHQRRFSTLGGSMEALVQEHCKPNETDKYRMFVGDLEKIVNLLLSLSARLARVENALTALEGEESQESAEERESLQLKRKQLCSQQEDARELKENLDRRERVVLDILAGYLSSPQLRDYQHYIRIKPALLIRHRHLDELIRLGEEHVRSLEENLPLEFHPKNTDPALKSPHCSNPTPSPLPTTVTSL